ATCGTTGTGAAGGAATTTGTAGTGCTGATGtgggcagtggtggtggtggtggtggtagtgaagATAGCATAGAAGTTTGCGAGAAATGTCCGGAGGTGTTACCAGTGATGTCCACCCCTAGGCTCTGATAGTTGTACTGGTGGGCTTCATTAGGTAGGGGCATCATCACAGGTGCTTGTGGTCGCACCATCAAGGAAGCTGGGCGTTGTGACAACTGAGTGTGCCGAAGCAGCATCCTCGATATGGCTTGTAGAGATGATGGCTGCACAGGTGGACTCATAACAGAGACCTGTGGCCTCATCGACTGCGGAAGAGTGCACGATGATCTTAAAGACGACAAGGATGGTTGTGATTGTGAGGAAACCCATGGCAAACGTCGCGGTGGCTCTTGTACCTGAGAATGCGGCGGAGGGAACAGCCGCAAAGGCGGTGGACCTCTCGACGATCCGCCAATCTCAACCCAAGGAGGAGGATCAAGTAGGCCTCGAATTTCCTGACCGATCCGTGCAAGCCCACGGAGCAGCTCATTGAGCTCATCAACACAAAGATCATCCACCTTGCTATAGATAAGCTTACCCATCCTGGACCTCTCCTGAATCGCCTTGACGCGTGCCAGAGACTCCACGGCTCTCTGCTCCCGCATGACCTTGCTCTCCTCTAGCTGCATTATCTCTTTTTGCAGCTTGGCGATCATGTCCTTTTCTTGCTCGTCAGGACCCTCCGGGGCACCACCCTCCTCCTCTGAAAGGAAAGAATCCATGATGGGGCTGAACGATGGAGCACTGAAACCGGACATTTTCCCGTTTTCAGCCTCCAGTACAATGGCGATTCTTGCGCCGGTGAGGGTGGACAGGTTAGCGGCCATCTTGAAGAGCCCATCACGCCGCTTGGAAAATGAGATGCTTCGGCTGTTGTTGTTCTCGATATACCTGATGCCGGATCTCCTTGGACGCCTAGGCATCCTCATGATGGTTGTGTTTGGATGACATGACAAGGAGCTCCAGAGGCATCCTATatgtagaagaagaagaaaatgagtTGCAGGAACACTAACCTCGTGTCACCTGGTCAAAGTGGGGTCCACTTAAGGTAACTGTAAAAATTATGATGGTCTCTGTATATAGATATTGCTCTTTAATTTAGCAACGAAAACAAGCTAACTTTCATGCATGACAAGTAAAATATAGTGGGTACTTAATGTGGCCTGATATGAGGTCTTGCCATTTAGTCTAATATTTATTGCAAAAGCCCTTTTTTTCTGCTGGTCTCCGGTGGACCGTACATAAAGCCCTTCAGTTTGAAGTAGTATATTTAGCGCTAATCAAACACAGccatatatattatgtctatgtCCCTACTACTTCCTCCAATCATTAATATGAACCCATTTAAATTTATCATATATATAAGTGAAATTATTTTACCTTTGACTACAAATATCTAAAACTTTTGTAGTTTGGCAACACTGGATTTGCATTTATTAGATTCATTAATACATATACACTTTGATAATACTCTGCTTTTGATATGAAAAGATTTTATAATATTGCTAACAAAATGTATTGTAATATGGATTCTCAACTGATCAGAAATTATTCTTTTCCCAACCTCAAGTTGAACCGCTGCAGTATATGTATATCTAAATTTTGGATTTATTTAATTAGCACTGTGTTTGAACTCACTGTAGGTCGATGCATCATGATTATATTAGGAATTGCAAAGAATGGCACTTCTTGAGGCAAGGGTGAGGAATGGACGGCTTGGTGACATTTGCTCTGCTGTAGAGGCTGGAGCACATACTTTTTGCTTTTCTTTTTTGATTTTGGGGCAAAATTTTATTTTTAGCTTGAGCAAGTTTTGTGTTGAGAGAACAGAAGCGCAGAATAGATTTAAGAGCccatgcctccatgcaaattAAAGAAGCCCAAAACATGTGGCGGAATGAGCTCAGCCCAGTAACGCTGTGGGCGAGCGACAATCCGGGCCCATCTGAGAGGCACGAGGGCTGCCGGGCCACTTCGCACGGGCTGGAACTGCAACGCTGGATGATCCCCTACTGCATTCTCTGTGTCTTCGAGGCTATTTTTGTACACTGCCTATAATAAGAATaagaataaaaataaaaaaaattaggcATCCGACGATCCACCTAGTTTTGGCCGGTGGTTCTTTTTTTCAAAAATTATATTGTAATAGACACATATACCGCCATAAATATGTACAAACACTCGTTTCTATAAATGCATACACAAAAACTCTATCTGTATATGCACAACTTAGAGACTCACCTCTTTCGTACAAGAAGGACCAATACTCGTGCCAAACTACCGCTAATATAAAATGTTTATCTTAAACTTATATAGATATACTTGCTCATTCAGATTCATAATAGTTTCCTCTCTTGTATGGCAACCCATGTGCATTGTAGCTATTTTTAAATCATTGATAAAACCTTAGCTTTTAGCAATGCCTTTAACATGGAAGTGGATGATCATTGTTTAATGCATACATGTATAGATCGTGTGACTAGTGACACGGATCACGCATTACCTTTGAGTTACGTTTCCTATATCTTAACAATGGGCCAACTGCAAACGTGGACAATTTAGAAGCATACATTAAAAATACGTTGGGAAATATTTTATCATGAGAAATGTAGGTAGTTTACATGTAGTTTGGTTATTTTAGATTATTTGTGATACTTATGGAATGGATAATTTACATGCAAATTCAAATGGTTACTTTGGATATTTTTTTCATAGCAGCTTAGGTGTGGGTGACCTTAGATTATTTTTAATAGTAAACGGTGTTGAGCAATTTAGATGTGAATTTAGGTGTTATTCTCGTAaaccccatcactatcggttttcgcACTTCGTTGGTGGAAGTTAGGATGATCAGCTTATCATCGCTGAAGTCAAAAACCAGCAATGAAAATTTATTAAAAAGTTTTAAAAAGTACATGGGTCACCATATGTCGCGGCCATCAACGCTTGTGGCCTGCTCGTGCCCGCTATTGCTCAAGCCCCGTGCCCTTGCACTCTGGTGCACCCCCGTTCGAGCCACCATGTCCGGAGAGACAGAGGGAGGGAGTGAAGAGGGAGAGGGGGGGAAGGagcttgtcggggaccaatactagggtacccaaagaggatgaGCTAATGGTCGTCAACATTGATTAATCCgaacagtcaagagcgcgactacagctccaaccgaccctcaGGTGTGCGGGCTCCGCCacacccgacctctgggggcaggctccgcctcacccgacctctgggccgggggctccgtctcgcccggcccCTCAGGCATGGCTCCTGACGGAAGCCCATACTgccgccaaccactatgggccagaaagtacaaaCCAAGGTCAAAGTTCTGGCATCGTGCAAggagcgggcacatctcaacatgacccgtgcccacgacatgtcactctagggaactcacatcaccaacagtgacggacacgtggtcactatgctgcctactccctgtatggcCGCTGACCAGCACGCTGGTTCACCGCGTCGCCCGCCGGGACGGAATGGGACGTCACGACCCACTAACAACGCCGGGGCGTGGCATCAGCGGAGAACAGGCGCCCGGCGTGGAGCCGTCCCTATCACTATTGGCAgtgtcggcgggacccgcataaaggagaagaaaggcccggcagtcctggaagccttcctctccttggctcttctccctctttttctctgtgtaacctgctctttcccttcgtctataaaaggggaagcaggacgcctcAGGAAAGGGGACGGCGGTTCACCACTCTACACGActgtagacatcaaaacacatgccctaacacgccttaggagcacacgcacatcagagacttgggatatatccctctctcgcttgtttgtaacccctactacaaactttcagtgctagtaacacgagcagcaacgacGAACTGGACGTTGGGActttctgtccgaaccagtataaacctcgtgtcctctaaacacaccatccgagccagacgcgtaatactagaaatttactagttggtaactcgaaacaccgatagagCTCTAGGAtaaagggaggagagagagagagaggagaaagaggaggaggaggaaatgGTAAGGAGAGACATGTCTTCTCGTGATCTAACATAAAGAAGAGTATAGGGACCGATGTAAACCTATACCGTTGGTGAAAACCTCCTTAATTTTTACAAAAAGTTCGTGATACGAACCGacggtgagaatcattttcaccAATAGTTTCATCAGAAATCGGCGGTGATATATTATCATAAATAATTTTTAATGAACCATTGGTGAAAATATTGCTGCAAAAATATTtttatgtaataatgtacttACATTACTTTTTATAATGCTAGGGTAATTCTCCGATCACTATTctacacacatgtgttttagcaacagtgccaacatacgacgTCGTCTTCGTGAAGGCTCTCGGTTAGGGGAGGGTAGCAGGCGTGCAGGGCGGAATGGCACCACCGGCCGCCAACAGTGGGGCAAACAGGCTTAGGCAGTGGTGGTTCGAGAGCGGTGAGGCACAGCGGCAGCGGATGCCGACGGTCGGGTGATGGAGGACAACCGGTGGGCAGGGTATGCGGTGGCGGCAACCAAGCACAACGTCAGTGAAGATTGAGGTTGTGGCGAGGAGGTGGCTGGTGAGGTTGCTGGCAATCTGGGTGGCGGCGACGAGGCCGGCGGGGGAAGGGAAAGTTGGGGTAGATGACTAGATGAGAAAAAAGATGGAGAAAGACAACCCACGCGTCGGTATCTGAACTAACACGCGCGCGTCAAATAAAGGGGGTCCGGATAATTTAGATAAAGATTAAGAGGCTACAGTAAAAGGAAAAGTAAGGTCAGGAGAGAGCATGGCACGAATGCATGCACGGTTGACCGGATCAGATGAACTTGAGATGGGAGAACTAGATTCTTTTAAACATCAGGCATCCATATTCATCCACGGGCAGTCAGTGTTGTGTGCGCTAGCTCGGTTGTACACCTGGCCTCTCCTGGATCCACGTGACAGCGATTGGGATGGAATAATCACTGAACAATGACAACTGTATGCGCAGGGTTAGAAACTTAGAATAATAAGGAATCAGGAAACCAAGACATTGTCGTCCTTAATTGGAAGCGAGCAGAGGCGCACGCTTATGAGCGAATCTCTCTCTCCACGTAAGCCTGACCAGGTCACCCGCAGTCTAGGTACGGCGAATAGGGGAGCTCGCAACAAAATGTGCGTGGGTGTATGCACTCGGTGAGAAAATTCACAAATTGAGAATTCATGAGCCTTTCAAGATTTAACCCACAAGTCATCGATATACGAGTGTCAAATCTTAAAAAGGCTCACGAATTGGATGTCAGATGATATCAAAGTCTCTCTCGTAATACGGCTGCGTCCAACTAGTGATGTCGACCTCCATTCCCCAGGAGCTAGAGCAACTCTAAGGGGGTGTGCTTACTTGCCGTGTGGGCGCTAGGATTTGTGATGTATATGAGGTGCAAATATGGTGGAAATTTAGCTTTCACCATTGTATTTTTATTTTTGCGTGGGTCGGCCACAATCACTGGATTGCATGTAGCTCCTCCCCAGCCATTGCCTCAACCATCCGGAGCTCTGCTGAGGGGTCTGACTGGTTGGTCAACGGGGTCAAGGTGTAGATGCCACGTCTCAATACGAGGGATCCACTTGTTAACCATTGTTTGAGGCTAAGACATGAACGGAGATTACGCCACGACCTGCACTATGGTTGTCCTGTGTGGAATGGAAGATGACGGCTTGCTAATGTGGCGGCATTGCTCCACTAACCTAGGCGTGGGCAAACCACTAGGGCAAGTCCCTTCCCCTGTCAGCAGATTTGATGGGGGATGGGTCTGAACTTTCTGCCACTCACCCATGACGTACAACAGCAGTGGAGGAGAGGGCGAAGCAACATTAGTGGAGAGCCTCATCCTGTCTGACTGACATGTGGGGGCCCTATACTTTTTCTTATGGGGTCTCATAATCCCTAGACATTCTCAACTATCTCGCTCCTGTTTTTAACTCTGAGTGCAAACCAGAGGTTATGGTGCCTAGGAACATGAATACATCCACATTGGACGTAGGGATCATTATCTAAACTAGTATACATCTCTAAATCTCTTAGTGTTAAACCATCTGAACTAACACGCTATACTAAATTTACTAGTTTGTGATACGAAACACATCGACATGAACATTTACGCTATATGCTAGAAGCTATTAGCCCCCTAACGACATAGGACACTAGTCACAAGAGGCCTCGCTAAGGGCCTATTTGGATACTCcaaactaaagtttagtccatatATATAGGTATCTAGACATGTGAACTAAaaatggactaaactttagtttcTACTCCAACTTGCAATTAGTCCATTAGTTGGCAAATGTGGACTAATGTGACTAAAAAGTGTCCATGAGTCTATGTGTagggtttgtttgtttttttgctTTTACTTCACTTTTAGTCCATGTATCCAAACACCATTTGACTAAAAGTGATCCA
Above is a genomic segment from Miscanthus floridulus cultivar M001 chromosome 3, ASM1932011v1, whole genome shotgun sequence containing:
- the LOC136543260 gene encoding pheromone receptor transcription factor-like — encoded protein: MRMPRRPRRSGIRYIENNNSRSISFSKRRDGLFKMAANLSTLTGARIAIVLEAENGKMSGFSAPSFSPIMDSFLSEEEGGAPEGPDEQEKDMIAKLQKEIMQLEESKVMREQRAVESLARVKAIQERSRMGKLIYSKVDDLCVDELNELLRGLARIGQEIRGLLDPPPWVEIGGSSRGPPPLRLFPPPHSQVQEPPRRLPWVSSQSQPSLSSLRSSCTLPQSMRPQVSVMSPPVQPSSLQAISRMLLRHTQLSQRPASLMVRPQAPVMMPLPNEAHQYNYQSLGVDITGNTSGHFSQTSMLSSLPPPPPPLPTSALQIPSQRSVEVGIPFEALNFNPDVQSENHANPHSILENNDEVSHFFGGIGGTTPTHSFTGNEQPSLIPCGASGGQHAPGCHNVPCPSGSNGETYEWLSKTLLESSSEGGSSSDDDGAGGLGNMDWFGDDN